In bacterium, one genomic interval encodes:
- a CDS encoding F0F1 ATP synthase subunit alpha — translation MDIKPSEISSLLKSQIANFQAMAEVAEVGEVVSVGDGIATVYGLEKVQAGEMVEFDSGVKGMALNLEADAVGVVIFGDDRQVSEGAVVRRTGQIVDVPVGKELLGRVVDGLGNPIDGKGPIKSKQRSLVETKAPGIVYRKSVHEPMATGIKSIDALIPIGRGQRELIIGDRQTGKTAIAIDTILNQKTINQGKDESKKLYCIYVAVGQKRSTVAQVVKKLEENGAMDYTIVVAATASDPAPMQYLAPYTGCAMGEFFRDNGMHALIIYDDLSKQAVAYRQMSLLLRRPPGREAYPGDVFYVHSRLLERAAKMSDDKGAGSLTALPVIETQAGDVSAYIPTNVISITDGQIFLESDLFYRGVRPAVNVGLSVSRVGSSAQIKAMKQVAGTIKLELAQFREMEAFAQFGSDLDAATQRLINRGQKLTELLKQPQYSPLAVEEQVCVIYAGVKGYLDKLKINDVGRFEQALLRHLHHNHAQVLDSIRAEQKLTDEMEARLKAAIEELLKTFTA, via the coding sequence ATGGACATTAAACCGTCGGAAATTTCATCCCTGCTCAAAAGCCAGATTGCTAATTTCCAGGCGATGGCCGAAGTGGCCGAGGTGGGCGAAGTGGTTTCCGTGGGCGATGGTATCGCCACCGTTTACGGTCTTGAAAAAGTCCAGGCCGGTGAGATGGTGGAATTCGATTCCGGCGTAAAAGGCATGGCGCTCAACCTCGAAGCCGATGCCGTCGGCGTGGTGATTTTCGGTGACGACCGTCAGGTGAGCGAAGGCGCCGTGGTCCGCCGTACCGGCCAGATCGTGGACGTCCCCGTCGGCAAAGAGCTGCTCGGCCGCGTGGTCGATGGCCTCGGCAACCCGATCGACGGCAAAGGCCCGATCAAATCCAAGCAGCGCTCCCTGGTGGAAACCAAGGCCCCCGGTATCGTCTACCGTAAATCGGTGCATGAGCCGATGGCCACCGGCATCAAATCCATCGATGCATTGATTCCGATCGGCCGCGGCCAGCGCGAGCTGATCATCGGCGACCGCCAGACCGGCAAAACCGCCATCGCCATCGACACCATCCTGAACCAGAAAACCATCAACCAGGGCAAGGACGAGAGCAAGAAGCTTTATTGCATCTACGTCGCCGTCGGCCAGAAACGCTCCACGGTTGCCCAGGTGGTGAAGAAGCTCGAGGAAAACGGCGCGATGGACTACACCATCGTGGTTGCCGCTACGGCTTCCGACCCCGCGCCGATGCAGTACCTCGCCCCCTACACGGGCTGCGCGATGGGCGAATTCTTCCGCGACAACGGCATGCATGCCCTGATCATCTATGATGATCTTTCCAAACAGGCCGTTGCCTACCGCCAGATGTCCCTGCTGCTGCGCCGTCCTCCGGGGCGCGAAGCTTACCCGGGCGACGTGTTCTACGTTCACTCCCGCCTGCTCGAGCGTGCCGCCAAAATGTCTGACGACAAAGGCGCAGGCTCCCTCACCGCACTGCCGGTGATCGAGACCCAGGCCGGTGACGTATCCGCCTACATCCCGACCAACGTGATCTCCATCACCGATGGTCAGATCTTTCTGGAAAGCGACCTCTTCTACCGCGGTGTTCGCCCCGCCGTGAACGTGGGTCTCTCCGTAAGCCGCGTGGGTTCTTCCGCGCAGATTAAGGCCATGAAACAGGTTGCCGGTACGATTAAGCTCGAGCTCGCCCAGTTCCGCGAGATGGAAGCCTTCGCCCAGTTCGGTTCCGATCTGGATGCCGCAACGCAGCGCCTCATCAACCGTGGTCAGAAACTGACCGAGCTGCTCAAGCAGCCGCAATATTCCCCGCTCGCGGTGGAAGAGCAGGTCTGCGTGATTTACGCGGGCGTGAAAGGCTACCTCGACAAGCTGAAGATCAACGATGTTGGCCGTTTCGAGCAAGCCCTGCTGCGTCACCTGCACCACAACCATGCGCAGGTGCTGGATTCCATCCGCGCCGAGCAGAAGCTCACCGACGAGATGGAAGCCCGCCTGAAAGCGGCCATTGAAGAACTGCTCAAGACCTTCACCGCGTAA
- the panB gene encoding 3-methyl-2-oxobutanoate hydroxymethyltransferase, protein MSATPKATARLTAPAIQARKGGEPLVVLTAYTAPIARLLDAHCDILLVGDSLGMVVYGMETTLGVTLEMMALHAKAVATHSSHAMVVVDMPFGSFEASPEEAFKNAAYLLAESGAQAVKLEGGEYMADTIAFLTARGIPVMGHIGLTPTHVHKMGGFKAQARDAGGRAQLLADALAVDAAGAFSIVLEGVFADSVGDVVNRTSAPIIGIGATAECDGQVLVTDDMLGLTERAPRFAKDYAGLSAIIQQAAEQFAQDVKGRRFPTEGNLFGLKAASKA, encoded by the coding sequence ATGTCCGCCACACCAAAAGCCACCGCACGCCTCACCGCGCCAGCCATCCAGGCCCGCAAGGGTGGGGAACCGCTGGTGGTGCTGACCGCCTATACCGCCCCCATCGCGCGGCTGCTGGATGCGCATTGCGACATCCTGCTGGTGGGCGATTCGCTCGGCATGGTGGTGTATGGCATGGAAACCACGCTCGGCGTGACGCTGGAGATGATGGCCCTACATGCGAAAGCCGTGGCAACGCATTCCAGCCACGCGATGGTGGTGGTGGATATGCCGTTCGGCAGTTTTGAGGCCAGCCCGGAGGAAGCGTTCAAAAACGCTGCCTACCTGCTGGCGGAAAGCGGCGCGCAGGCCGTGAAGCTGGAAGGCGGGGAATATATGGCCGATACGATCGCCTTTTTGACCGCGCGGGGTATTCCCGTGATGGGGCATATCGGATTGACGCCAACCCATGTGCATAAGATGGGCGGCTTCAAGGCCCAGGCGCGCGATGCGGGCGGACGGGCGCAATTGCTGGCCGATGCGCTGGCCGTGGATGCGGCGGGTGCTTTTTCCATCGTGCTGGAGGGCGTATTTGCCGATTCCGTCGGCGATGTGGTGAACCGCACATCGGCGCCGATCATCGGCATCGGCGCGACGGCCGAATGTGACGGGCAGGTGCTGGTGACGGATGACATGCTCGGCCTGACGGAGCGCGCGCCGCGATTCGCCAAGGATTATGCGGGGCTTTCTGCCATCATCCAGCAGGCAGCGGAGCAATTTGCACAGGATGTGAAGGGGCGGCGGTTTCCGACGGAGGGTAATCTGTTCGGTCTGAAGGCGGCGTCAAAAGCCTAG
- the atpH gene encoding ATP synthase F1 subunit delta — translation MANQAAAANELGTRYGRALFELAENRNQTAKVAEALSALAEVYAENADFRRVISAPVVTQSDKLGLIQAIAKKYAFPATLTDTLQLMAEKDRLSLIPQLNDAFLRQMREASGVVAASVTTAYELSDAERKALTGELEKAVGSKVELHEEVNENILGGVVVRLGSQMMDLSLRSQLTSLKRQLRKAALGQAA, via the coding sequence ATGGCCAATCAGGCAGCAGCGGCAAACGAACTTGGCACACGCTATGGCCGTGCGTTGTTTGAGCTGGCTGAAAACCGCAATCAGACCGCCAAAGTGGCAGAAGCCCTCTCCGCCCTGGCCGAGGTCTATGCCGAAAATGCCGATTTCCGCCGTGTTATCAGCGCGCCCGTTGTCACCCAGTCCGACAAACTCGGCCTGATTCAGGCCATTGCCAAAAAATACGCTTTCCCCGCCACGCTGACTGACACCCTGCAGCTGATGGCGGAAAAAGACCGCCTTTCCCTGATTCCGCAGCTCAACGATGCCTTCCTGCGCCAGATGCGCGAGGCCTCCGGCGTCGTTGCCGCCAGCGTCACCACCGCCTACGAACTCAGCGATGCCGAGCGTAAAGCGCTGACCGGCGAGCTGGAAAAGGCCGTCGGCAGCAAGGTAGAGCTGCATGAGGAAGTGAATGAGAACATCCTGGGCGGCGTGGTCGTGCGCCTCGGTTCCCAGATGATGGACCTTTCCCTTCGTTCCCAATTAACCAGCCTGAAGCGGCAGCTGCGCAAAGCGGCGCTGGGCCAGGCGGCGTAA
- a CDS encoding F0F1 ATP synthase subunit gamma, with translation MAGLKALRIRIKSVKSTQKITKAMKLVAAAKLRRARENAEAARPYAEAMGAMLASLRNAMPEGAAPRLLAGTGNDSRHLLIVATSDRGLCGAFNNAIIRAARKDIQALTAQGKQVKIFCVGKKVNDIFKREFEGQIVELREGISKAPGYAHAKDIAATVMRRFDANEFDVATLYYNRFISVITQKVTAQKLIPLEISSDAPQAPVQMGYVEYEPSEEEILSKLLPKNLEIQIFRALLENAASEQGARMTAMDSATRNAGEMIKKLTLQYNRSRQATITKELIEIISGAEAI, from the coding sequence ATGGCTGGACTCAAGGCGCTACGCATTCGCATCAAAAGCGTGAAATCCACGCAGAAGATCACCAAGGCCATGAAGCTGGTGGCTGCGGCGAAACTGCGCCGCGCGCGCGAAAATGCCGAAGCCGCACGCCCATACGCGGAAGCCATGGGCGCGATGCTCGCATCGCTCCGCAACGCCATGCCCGAAGGCGCGGCCCCGCGTCTGCTGGCCGGCACCGGTAACGATTCCCGCCACCTGCTCATCGTCGCCACCTCCGACCGCGGCCTTTGCGGCGCCTTCAACAACGCCATCATCCGCGCTGCTCGCAAAGACATCCAGGCGCTGACCGCCCAGGGCAAGCAGGTGAAAATCTTCTGCGTCGGCAAAAAGGTGAACGACATCTTCAAGCGCGAGTTCGAAGGCCAGATTGTTGAGCTGCGCGAAGGCATCAGCAAAGCCCCCGGCTACGCCCATGCCAAGGACATCGCCGCCACCGTCATGCGCCGTTTCGATGCCAACGAGTTCGATGTCGCCACGCTCTATTACAACCGCTTCATCTCCGTCATCACGCAAAAGGTGACCGCGCAAAAGCTCATCCCGCTGGAAATTTCCAGCGATGCGCCCCAAGCACCCGTGCAGATGGGCTATGTGGAATACGAGCCGAGCGAAGAGGAAATCCTCAGCAAACTCCTGCCGAAGAACCTGGAAATCCAGATCTTCCGCGCGCTGCTGGAAAACGCCGCCAGCGAGCAGGGCGCCCGCATGACCGCCATGGACAGCGCCACCCGCAATGCCGGTGAAATGATCAAGAAACTGACCCTGCAATATAACCGCAGCCGTCAGGCCACTATCACCAAGGAGCTGATCGAGATCATCTCCGGCGCGGAGGCGATATGA